A genomic stretch from Falco naumanni isolate bFalNau1 chromosome 6, bFalNau1.pat, whole genome shotgun sequence includes:
- the MTRF1L gene encoding peptide chain release factor 1-like, mitochondrial isoform X1 has protein sequence MRLLSRALRAAQGCRAAAPIPRSRRAAPGGSCAAVTWQRQPRRGLNARPSLADLFAAPSLRRLLEARGGAGAGPELAARIQQLRDKEQELRDTQELARQDESEDFQKLAEREIASCEEEIAELKHQILLLLIPSEETDKSDLVMEVTAGVGGQEAMLFTSEIFDMYQRYAAYKKWKFEILEYFPSEIGGLRHAVASIAGLEAYKYMKFEGGVHRVQRVPKTEKQGRIHTSTMTVAILPQPTETRLEINPKDLRIETKRASGAGGQHVNTTDSAVRIVHIPTGIMSECQQERSQIRNKEKAMQMLCAKLYKAKLEEETKKRNNVRKIQIGTKGRSEKIRTYNFPQDRVTDHRISRSVHHIECFMLGEEMLDEMIQTLSEYDDYESLMEIISENEKKHLS, from the exons ATGCGGCTGCTATCGCGAGCTCTCCGCGCCGCGCAAGGCTGCCGGGCCGCCGCGCCAATCCCTCGGAgccgccgggcagcgccgggcgggAGCTGCGCGGCGGTGACATGGCAGCGGCAGCCGCGCCGCGGGCTGAACGCCCGGCCCAGCTTGGCCGACCTGTTCGCCGCCCCCTCCTTACGGCGGCTGCTGgaggcgcggggcggggccggggcggggccggaGCTGGCGGCTCGGATCCAGCAGCTGCGCGACAAGGAGCAGGAGCTGCGCGACACGCAGGAGCTGGCGCGGCAAG atgagAGTGAAGATTTCCAGAAACTTGCAGAAAGGGAAATTGCCTCCTGTGAAGAAGAGATAGCTGAACTGAAACACCAG ATACTGTTGCTTTTGATTCCTTCAGAAGAAACAGACAAGAGTGATCTTGTCATGGAAGTAACCGCTGGAGTTGGAGGGCAGGAAGCCATGCTGTTCACCTCGGAGATATTTGATATGTATCAACGATACGCTGCCTATAAAAAGTGGAAATTTGAAATATTAGAATACTTTCCCAGTGAAATAG GTGGCCTAAGACATGCAGTTGCCAGTATAGCTGGTCTTGAGGCTTACAAGTACATGAAATTTGAAGGAGGGGTGCACCGTGTCCAGCGGGTaccaaagacagaaaagcaagggCGCATTCACACCAGCACAATGACTGTTGCAATATTACCCCAACCCACCGAg ACAAGGCTGGAAATTAATCCAAAAGACCTACGGATAGAAACAAAGCGAGCTAGTGGAGCTGGAGGCCAGCATGTCAATACCACAGACAGTGCTGTACGGATAGTTCATATTCCAACAg GGATAATGTCTGAATGTCAGCAAGAAAGATCTCAAATTAGAAACAAAGAGAAGGCTATGCAAATGCTATGTGCCAAGCTATACAAGGCCAAACTggaagaagaaaccaaaaagagAAACAATGTTCGAAAGATTCAA ATTGGGACTAAAGGAAGATCAGAGAAGATCAGAACATACAACTTTCCACAGGACCGGGTTACTGACCACAGGATTAGCAGATCAGTGCATCATATTGAGTGTTTCATGCTAGGGGAAGAAATGCTAGATGAAATGATACAAACTTTGAGTGAATATGATGATTATGAATctttaatggaaattatttcagaaaatgaaaaaaagcatctttcctga
- the MTRF1L gene encoding peptide chain release factor 1-like, mitochondrial isoform X2: MEVTAGVGGQEAMLFTSEIFDMYQRYAAYKKWKFEILEYFPSEIGGLRHAVASIAGLEAYKYMKFEGGVHRVQRVPKTEKQGRIHTSTMTVAILPQPTETRLEINPKDLRIETKRASGAGGQHVNTTDSAVRIVHIPTGIMSECQQERSQIRNKEKAMQMLCAKLYKAKLEEETKKRNNVRKIQIGTKGRSEKIRTYNFPQDRVTDHRISRSVHHIECFMLGEEMLDEMIQTLSEYDDYESLMEIISENEKKHLS; encoded by the exons ATGGAAGTAACCGCTGGAGTTGGAGGGCAGGAAGCCATGCTGTTCACCTCGGAGATATTTGATATGTATCAACGATACGCTGCCTATAAAAAGTGGAAATTTGAAATATTAGAATACTTTCCCAGTGAAATAG GTGGCCTAAGACATGCAGTTGCCAGTATAGCTGGTCTTGAGGCTTACAAGTACATGAAATTTGAAGGAGGGGTGCACCGTGTCCAGCGGGTaccaaagacagaaaagcaagggCGCATTCACACCAGCACAATGACTGTTGCAATATTACCCCAACCCACCGAg ACAAGGCTGGAAATTAATCCAAAAGACCTACGGATAGAAACAAAGCGAGCTAGTGGAGCTGGAGGCCAGCATGTCAATACCACAGACAGTGCTGTACGGATAGTTCATATTCCAACAg GGATAATGTCTGAATGTCAGCAAGAAAGATCTCAAATTAGAAACAAAGAGAAGGCTATGCAAATGCTATGTGCCAAGCTATACAAGGCCAAACTggaagaagaaaccaaaaagagAAACAATGTTCGAAAGATTCAA ATTGGGACTAAAGGAAGATCAGAGAAGATCAGAACATACAACTTTCCACAGGACCGGGTTACTGACCACAGGATTAGCAGATCAGTGCATCATATTGAGTGTTTCATGCTAGGGGAAGAAATGCTAGATGAAATGATACAAACTTTGAGTGAATATGATGATTATGAATctttaatggaaattatttcagaaaatgaaaaaaagcatctttcctga